One segment of Thermosynechococcus sp. HN-54 DNA contains the following:
- a CDS encoding Nif11 family protein encodes MATAQVLAFMQKTAEDAKLRDELENLLGVGDGNISVAAELDAEELAALRGEMAPKVVDFASQHGFEFSIDELVQVVDSFAQHQAGEISDDEFSGILGVPVNSDHAEHKTQVTNPLQRLARYLGKTYLGIGADEESE; translated from the coding sequence ATGGCCACGGCACAGGTATTAGCGTTCATGCAAAAGACCGCTGAGGATGCCAAACTGCGGGATGAATTGGAAAACCTTCTGGGGGTAGGTGATGGCAACATTAGTGTGGCTGCCGAACTCGATGCCGAGGAACTGGCTGCGCTGCGGGGAGAAATGGCGCCGAAAGTGGTGGATTTTGCCAGTCAGCATGGTTTTGAGTTTTCCATCGATGAACTGGTGCAGGTGGTGGATTCCTTTGCCCAACATCAGGCTGGGGAAATCAGTGATGACGAATTTTCAGGCATTTTAGGCGTTCCTGTGAACAGTGACCACGCTGAACACAAAACCCAAGTGACCAATCCGCTCCAGCGCCTCGCCCGCTACCTTGGTAAAACCTATTTGGGTATTGGTGCGGATGAGGAGAGCGAATAA
- a CDS encoding site-specific DNA-methyltransferase yields MSTQQIEQSYALNYEFHSFTKSIVIHADCFGWMSKVSSDSIHAIVTDPPYGVKEYEPEQLEKRLNGNGGVWRIPPSFDGHLRSPLPRFTALTVKERERIHEYFYEWSKLALRVLRPGAHVFVASNVLLSQIVFSAIADAGLEFRGQVVRLVRTLRGGDRPKNAEDEFPGVCSMPRGCYEPWGIFRKPIPEGMTVSECLRSFQTGGLRRKPNGNPFEDVIESERTPQKERDIGNHPSLKPQSFLRQVVYASLPLGEGIVLDPFMGSGSTIAAAEALGYCAIGIEKYQEYYAMSLQAIPALSSVNVPTTQLSFKLA; encoded by the coding sequence TTTTGGATGGATGAGCAAGGTCTCAAGCGACAGTATTCACGCCATTGTCACAGATCCCCCCTATGGTGTGAAGGAATACGAGCCTGAACAACTGGAAAAACGATTAAATGGTAATGGAGGCGTTTGGCGGATCCCACCATCTTTTGACGGCCATCTTAGATCGCCTTTGCCAAGATTTACAGCTCTGACCGTAAAAGAAAGAGAACGGATTCACGAGTACTTTTACGAGTGGAGCAAGCTAGCCTTACGAGTTCTGCGCCCAGGCGCCCATGTTTTTGTGGCATCAAATGTTCTCTTATCTCAAATCGTATTTTCTGCAATCGCTGATGCTGGCTTGGAATTTCGGGGTCAGGTTGTGCGGTTAGTTAGAACCCTTCGCGGTGGTGACAGACCAAAGAATGCCGAGGATGAATTTCCCGGTGTTTGCTCAATGCCACGTGGTTGTTATGAACCATGGGGTATCTTCCGAAAACCCATTCCTGAAGGAATGACAGTCAGTGAATGTCTCAGGTCTTTCCAAACGGGTGGCTTGCGCCGCAAACCGAATGGTAATCCTTTCGAGGATGTTATTGAAAGTGAACGGACTCCTCAAAAGGAACGTGATATCGGGAATCATCCTAGTTTAAAACCACAGTCCTTTCTTCGCCAAGTTGTGTATGCTTCTTTGCCTCTTGGTGAAGGGATTGTGCTTGATCCTTTTATGGGTTCTGGCTCTACTATTGCTGCGGCTGAAGCGCTTGGATATTGTGCCATCGGTATTGAGAAATATCAAGAGTATTATGCAATGAGCTTACAAGCCATTCCTGCGCTATCTTCAGTCAATGTCCCAACAACACAATTATCTTTCAAGCTAGCTTAA